The Staphylococcus carnosus genome has a segment encoding these proteins:
- a CDS encoding LTA synthase family protein yields the protein MIQYAIYLAAGLIFTALDCIFIRHKASIFKWITSFFFYTIFINFSTIGILILYLHKPNSLASKLYQTSFALKYVVLACIVGIILLVIQAILSRRLQFEYQAPKRAWTDSITNFIILLFTVIGLLAIFFADWFIDFFGNITPEQFLFNLNSPIKGTSDDMTGAMIKGPILKAVFYSLPILFLIAFNRFNFQWATVENIKMFIKRSTIRFCLLIVATAVLISGLYYGSNKLKLREVYQAYNQDSKYIENNYVTDSKAQLKFPEKKRNLIHIYLESMENSYASKDLGGYMDENLIPNLTKLSDEGVHFSNTDKSLGGPQQIYGSGWSVAGMVNMGMGIPLKIPMNGNSYGKSGYFLPGAVGIGDILHKEGYNQTIMFGADADFGGLTTYFTTHGHYKIFDVKYARKQKLIPKDYNVWWGFEDDKLYKFAKDEITRLSKEGKPFNFTMETADTHFPDGYLSKNAPTPHKNQYANVISYSDEEAVKFIKWIQAKPFYDNTTIVITGDHRSMDKKFFKDFNPKYNRTVFNLILNPAVKPNKTTDRQYAPLDFYPTTLSAMGVEIKGHRLGLGTDLFSKEPTLIERDGFKKFDKELSIRSNYYDKEFVSEKQAK from the coding sequence ATGATTCAATACGCTATTTATCTCGCTGCCGGCTTAATTTTCACCGCGCTTGACTGTATATTTATCCGACACAAAGCCTCCATTTTCAAATGGATAACTTCATTCTTTTTTTACACTATTTTTATTAATTTCAGTACTATCGGCATTTTAATTTTATATTTACATAAACCAAACAGTTTAGCATCAAAACTTTACCAGACATCATTTGCTTTAAAATATGTTGTCTTAGCATGTATTGTCGGAATCATTTTATTAGTGATTCAAGCGATCTTAAGTCGTCGTCTTCAATTTGAATATCAAGCACCAAAACGTGCGTGGACAGATTCAATTACTAACTTTATTATTCTTTTATTTACTGTTATAGGTTTACTGGCTATCTTTTTCGCAGATTGGTTTATTGATTTCTTCGGTAATATTACACCCGAACAATTTTTATTCAATTTAAATTCACCAATTAAAGGTACAAGTGATGATATGACTGGTGCGATGATTAAAGGACCAATCTTAAAAGCAGTGTTTTATTCATTGCCGATACTCTTTTTAATCGCCTTCAATCGTTTTAACTTTCAGTGGGCAACTGTTGAAAACATTAAAATGTTTATCAAACGTTCAACTATTCGCTTTTGTTTATTAATTGTAGCAACTGCTGTATTAATATCCGGCCTATACTACGGTTCAAACAAATTGAAATTACGGGAAGTCTATCAAGCATATAATCAAGACTCGAAATATATTGAAAATAATTATGTAACAGATTCAAAAGCACAACTGAAGTTTCCCGAGAAAAAACGTAATTTGATTCATATTTATTTAGAATCAATGGAGAATTCTTATGCTTCTAAAGATTTAGGAGGTTATATGGATGAAAATTTAATTCCGAATCTGACAAAATTATCAGATGAAGGTGTACATTTTTCTAATACTGACAAATCTTTAGGAGGGCCGCAGCAAATATATGGTTCTGGATGGTCTGTTGCTGGTATGGTCAATATGGGAATGGGAATTCCACTCAAAATACCGATGAACGGCAACAGTTATGGTAAGTCCGGTTACTTCTTGCCTGGTGCAGTCGGCATCGGAGATATCTTGCATAAAGAAGGTTACAACCAAACAATTATGTTCGGTGCAGATGCTGATTTTGGTGGTTTAACAACATACTTCACTACACATGGACATTACAAGATTTTTGATGTTAAGTATGCACGTAAACAAAAATTAATCCCAAAAGATTATAATGTTTGGTGGGGATTTGAAGATGACAAACTTTATAAATTTGCTAAAGATGAAATCACACGTCTTTCTAAAGAGGGCAAACCTTTCAACTTCACAATGGAAACAGCAGATACGCATTTCCCAGATGGTTATCTTTCAAAAAATGCACCAACACCGCATAAAAACCAATATGCTAACGTTATCTCTTATTCTGATGAAGAAGCTGTGAAGTTCATTAAATGGATTCAAGCGAAGCCTTTCTATGATAATACAACAATTGTTATCACTGGAGATCACCGCAGTATGGACAAAAAATTCTTTAAAGACTTTAATCCAAAATATAACCGTACAGTGTTCAACCTTATTTTGAACCCTGCTGTAAAACCTAATAAAACAACGGACCGCCAATATGCACCGCTTGATTTCTATCCAACTACACTTTCAGCAATGGGTGTTGAAATAAAAGGACATCGACTTGGATTAGGTACAGACCTCTTCTCGAAAGAACCTACGCTGATTGAACGTGATGGTTTCAAAAAATTTGATAAAGAATTAAGCATTCGCAGCAATTACTATGACAAAGAATTTGTATCAGAGAAGCAGGCAAAATAA
- a CDS encoding TetR/AcrR family transcriptional regulator produces the protein MNPTDLRVIKTKRALSDSLFKLLENTMFSSITVNMICEEALVHRTTFYKHFYDKYDLLSYLLQNVTKGYFEKDLRDRIHQPFQSIATFIDFPITKISEKQKHDPKFFETGASIFIEKLRQDIEDNKDKIEVDSDVPIDLVARVFEATIQAMGEWNNVNECYPVDSDTSSKVSLEKLDEMFNKLVNIKIKDA, from the coding sequence TTGAACCCTACAGACTTAAGAGTAATTAAAACAAAACGTGCTTTATCCGATTCTTTATTCAAATTATTAGAAAACACAATGTTTTCATCTATAACTGTTAATATGATTTGTGAGGAAGCTTTAGTACATCGTACAACTTTCTATAAACATTTTTATGATAAATACGACCTACTGTCATATTTGCTTCAAAACGTTACAAAAGGTTATTTTGAAAAAGATTTGCGCGACCGTATCCATCAACCATTTCAATCTATCGCAACTTTTATTGATTTTCCTATTACTAAAATAAGTGAGAAACAAAAGCACGATCCTAAATTTTTTGAAACAGGCGCATCTATTTTTATTGAAAAATTACGGCAAGACATAGAAGACAACAAAGATAAAATTGAAGTTGATAGTGATGTTCCAATTGATTTGGTGGCACGTGTTTTTGAAGCAACAATTCAAGCTATGGGAGAATGGAATAATGTAAACGAATGTTATCCAGTGGATTCCGATACAAGTTCAAAAGTTTCATTAGAAAAGTTAGATGAAATGTTCAACAAACTCGTTAATATCAAAATTAAAGATGCTTAA
- a CDS encoding MMPL family transporter yields the protein MAKFLYKLGSFIAKHKWWAIVAWVVLIAAVLTPIAIDKPKFDNDIKMTGLKSIDTNKKIEKHFNVDSEKATITVVMKSHSKDGIVKKDVMKDVQKTLDDIKKDDKHVDKITDPYKNRQISKDKTTAFADIQYDVQATSLSDKSKDKVKDNLDDLKDKHNLQTELTGNGMSGSVETGGASEIIGIAVAFIVLLITFGSFVAAGLPIISAVIGLVTSVSIIGLMTKIVDVPNVTLTLAVMIGLAVGIDYALFILFRYRQIIKEERDVPKAVGLAVGTAGGAVIFAGITVIIAVCGLGLIGIKFLGVMGYMSAISVLFAVISALTLVPALISIFHKAIRPKVERKSRKTADTRWSRFVVGSPLAAVLIGVIILGLAAMPISQMRLGIPDDGVKPDHTTQKKAYDIMSDKFGEGFNGKIPMLVNVKDKKDNPQEMQKDLKDLSKDIQDMDNVDMVSPPQMSKDNDYALITVIPDKGPQAKSTDDLVKDLRDYHDDAKDKYSFLTEISGQSVINLDMSKKLNDAIPVFAGIIVTLAFLLLMLVFRSIIIPLKAVGGFLLSLTATLGFTTLVMQEGFMKRLFGVHETAPVLAFLPVIVIGILFGLAMDYEVFLMSRIHEEYSRTHDNKHSIKVGIRESGPVIIAAALIMISVFMAFAIQDDIMIKTMGIALAFGVFFDAFIVRLLMIPALTALFGKASWYLPAWLNRILPKIDIEGHALEDMMPRENYITEKEERAAERRKYSVVNEETAETRNLYKELRNTTDQPKHLIYNALLLYAKDHAPDIYREHTEKEEASEKTYSQDATQYGLKQHDGSGYNEVGHDEQHPQTTDAPSVIHGNETLRYNTPNAQQREDLYSLLSQQSKNISEMNEIIKHLINKNNQ from the coding sequence TTGGCAAAGTTTCTTTATAAACTCGGTTCATTTATTGCAAAACATAAATGGTGGGCTATTGTTGCATGGGTTGTTTTAATAGCAGCAGTCTTAACGCCGATTGCTATCGACAAACCTAAATTTGATAATGATATCAAAATGACAGGTTTAAAATCGATAGATACAAATAAAAAGATAGAAAAGCACTTTAATGTAGATAGTGAAAAGGCTACGATTACGGTGGTCATGAAATCTCATTCTAAAGATGGGATTGTGAAGAAAGATGTCATGAAAGATGTTCAAAAAACATTAGATGATATTAAAAAAGATGATAAGCATGTTGATAAAATTACTGATCCTTATAAAAACAGACAAATCAGTAAAGATAAGACAACTGCTTTTGCAGATATTCAATATGACGTTCAAGCAACATCATTGAGTGATAAAAGTAAGGATAAAGTCAAAGACAATCTAGATGATTTAAAAGATAAACATAATCTGCAAACTGAATTAACAGGTAATGGTATGAGCGGCAGTGTTGAAACTGGCGGTGCTTCTGAAATTATCGGTATTGCAGTGGCATTTATCGTTTTATTAATTACCTTCGGTTCATTCGTGGCAGCTGGGTTGCCGATTATTTCAGCTGTTATCGGATTAGTAACAAGTGTCAGCATTATCGGTTTAATGACAAAAATTGTCGACGTGCCGAATGTTACATTAACCCTTGCAGTTATGATTGGTCTGGCAGTCGGTATTGACTATGCACTCTTTATTTTATTCAGATACCGACAAATTATTAAGGAAGAACGAGATGTTCCTAAAGCAGTAGGACTTGCTGTCGGTACAGCAGGCGGAGCTGTTATTTTCGCGGGTATTACAGTTATTATTGCTGTCTGCGGTTTAGGTCTCATCGGTATTAAGTTCTTAGGTGTCATGGGTTATATGTCGGCAATTAGTGTTTTATTCGCTGTTATCAGTGCACTGACATTAGTTCCAGCGTTAATCAGTATTTTCCATAAAGCTATCAGACCGAAAGTTGAACGTAAATCACGCAAAACAGCAGATACACGTTGGTCTCGCTTCGTAGTAGGAAGTCCATTAGCTGCTGTTTTAATCGGTGTGATTATTCTTGGTTTAGCTGCAATGCCGATTTCGCAAATGCGTTTAGGCATTCCTGATGATGGTGTTAAACCAGATCACACGACTCAAAAAAAAGCTTATGACATTATGAGTGATAAATTCGGAGAAGGTTTTAATGGTAAAATACCGATGCTTGTTAATGTCAAAGATAAAAAAGATAACCCTCAAGAAATGCAAAAAGACTTAAAAGATTTAAGTAAAGACATTCAAGATATGGATAATGTCGATATGGTTTCACCACCACAAATGAGTAAAGATAATGATTATGCTTTGATTACAGTAATTCCAGATAAAGGTCCTCAAGCAAAAAGTACGGATGATTTAGTCAAAGACTTGAGAGATTATCATGATGATGCCAAAGATAAATACAGCTTCCTGACTGAAATTTCTGGTCAAAGTGTTATCAACTTAGATATGTCTAAAAAACTAAATGATGCTATTCCTGTTTTTGCAGGTATAATCGTAACATTGGCATTCTTATTATTAATGCTTGTATTCCGTTCCATTATTATCCCGCTAAAAGCAGTTGGCGGATTCTTATTATCCTTAACAGCAACACTTGGATTTACGACACTCGTAATGCAAGAAGGGTTTATGAAACGACTCTTTGGAGTTCATGAAACGGCACCAGTACTGGCTTTCTTACCAGTTATTGTAATCGGTATTCTATTTGGTCTTGCGATGGACTACGAAGTATTCTTAATGTCGCGAATACATGAAGAATACAGCCGAACGCATGACAACAAACATTCAATTAAAGTGGGTATCCGAGAAAGTGGTCCAGTTATTATTGCGGCAGCACTTATTATGATCAGCGTGTTCATGGCCTTTGCTATTCAAGATGATATAATGATTAAAACCATGGGTATTGCACTCGCATTCGGTGTATTCTTTGATGCCTTCATTGTGAGATTATTAATGATACCAGCACTAACAGCTTTATTCGGCAAAGCTTCTTGGTACTTGCCGGCATGGTTGAACCGTATCTTACCGAAAATTGATATAGAAGGTCATGCATTAGAAGACATGATGCCGCGTGAAAATTACATTACAGAAAAAGAAGAACGTGCAGCCGAACGACGTAAATACAGTGTGGTGAATGAAGAAACAGCAGAGACACGTAATCTTTATAAAGAATTACGTAATACAACAGATCAACCGAAACATCTTATTTATAATGCGTTGCTGCTTTATGCGAAAGATCATGCACCTGATATTTACCGTGAACATACTGAAAAAGAGGAAGCTAGTGAGAAGACTTATTCTCAAGATGCCACTCAATATGGTTTAAAACAACATGACGGCAGCGGCTATAACGAAGTAGGCCATGACGAACAGCATCCTCAAACTACAGATGCTCCAAGTGTGATTCATGGTAATGAAACATTGAGATATAACACACCGAACGCACAACAACGAGAAGATTTATATAGTTTGTTAAGTCAGCAAAGCAAAAACATCAGTGAAATGAATGAAATTATTAAACATTTGATAAATAAAAACAACCAATAG
- a CDS encoding bifunctional glycosyltransferase family 2 protein/CDP-glycerol:glycerophosphate glycerophosphotransferase has translation MNDLTVIVTYYNSEEYIRECIESLKQQRNQDFDVIVVNDGSTDNSEEILNETLKDYDKSIQYINLQTNQGHAHARNLAMKEVKTPYFMFLDADDQLASYAINFYLKNINGLDALIAPINNFTLNRPQYIDPNKIRLEYKTTKTNPNSFLRKNTACNIMFKTAIVQAHDLQFDETLKTYVDNSFVVDYIPYANRFVRILGFPFYYRGEVYDPFETEKLTEQDSDELFEDYADSYLHSIQKTKNKKVKRFLTNKMAKKIRHVFDPAQKDIAFHYAQHEETLVNLARKIKRPLLEQGGTLFKLEMLLLMLKKPKGAYSINRLRELIRLVKNIVLNKKSKNRSIYELTDNPENVQNATIVFETFGGKNYRDSPKYIYEYMQKKYPYYNYVWSLKKPSAHVVPGNAKKVKKGSKEYFKAYSDAHYWISNARTPLYLNKKANQTYIQTWHGTPLKRLANDMKVVRMPGTTTPAYKRHFKEETERWDYLISPNRYSTEIFESAFWMDPERILEIGYPRNDVLVNRQNDQGYINEIREKLNIPKDKKIITYAPTWRDDEFIKKGQYLFDLKIDLDNLYQQIGDEYVILLRMHYLIANALDLSGYEDFAIDVSNYDDVSEIFLISDALITDYSSVMFDYGILKRPQFFFAYDIEKYDKGLRGFYMDYKKDLPGPIFTDPHQLAESLKDIPKVQNEYQDKIDAFYNRFCSVDNGKASQYIGDMIHENIEKNK, from the coding sequence ATGAATGACTTAACAGTTATCGTTACTTATTATAATTCAGAAGAATATATTCGCGAATGTATTGAAAGCTTGAAACAGCAACGAAATCAAGACTTTGATGTTATCGTCGTGAATGATGGTTCTACCGATAACTCAGAAGAAATTTTAAACGAAACACTCAAAGATTATGATAAATCTATTCAATATATCAATTTACAAACTAATCAAGGTCATGCGCATGCTAGAAACCTAGCAATGAAAGAAGTCAAAACACCTTATTTCATGTTTTTAGATGCAGATGATCAGTTGGCAAGTTATGCAATTAATTTTTATTTGAAAAACATCAATGGATTAGATGCGCTAATTGCGCCAATCAATAATTTTACTTTGAATCGACCGCAATATATTGATCCGAACAAAATCAGATTAGAATATAAGACAACTAAAACCAACCCTAATTCATTTCTGCGTAAGAATACAGCTTGCAATATCATGTTTAAAACAGCGATTGTACAAGCGCACGATTTACAATTTGATGAGACGTTGAAAACTTACGTCGATAATTCATTTGTTGTAGATTACATTCCTTATGCTAATCGTTTTGTACGTATTCTTGGTTTTCCTTTCTATTATAGAGGAGAAGTTTATGATCCGTTTGAAACTGAAAAACTGACTGAACAAGATAGTGATGAATTGTTTGAGGATTATGCGGATAGTTATTTGCATTCCATCCAAAAAACTAAAAATAAAAAAGTTAAACGCTTTTTGACTAATAAAATGGCGAAGAAAATCCGTCATGTCTTTGATCCGGCTCAAAAAGATATCGCTTTTCATTATGCTCAACACGAAGAAACATTAGTTAATCTGGCTCGAAAAATTAAACGACCACTGCTGGAACAAGGTGGAACTTTATTTAAATTAGAAATGCTGCTCTTAATGTTGAAAAAACCTAAAGGGGCATATTCAATTAATAGACTACGAGAACTGATTCGTCTTGTTAAAAATATTGTTTTGAATAAAAAATCGAAAAACCGCTCAATTTATGAATTAACAGATAATCCGGAAAATGTGCAGAATGCTACGATTGTATTTGAAACATTCGGCGGTAAAAATTATAGAGACAGTCCAAAATATATTTATGAATATATGCAGAAAAAATATCCATATTATAATTATGTATGGTCGCTTAAAAAGCCGAGCGCACATGTGGTGCCGGGCAATGCGAAAAAAGTGAAAAAAGGCTCGAAAGAATATTTCAAAGCTTATTCGGATGCGCATTACTGGATTTCTAATGCGCGTACTCCGCTTTATTTAAATAAAAAAGCAAACCAAACTTATATTCAAACATGGCATGGTACACCATTAAAACGTTTAGCTAATGATATGAAAGTTGTTCGTATGCCAGGTACTACGACACCTGCATATAAACGTCATTTCAAAGAAGAAACAGAACGTTGGGATTATTTGATTTCACCAAACCGTTATTCTACAGAAATTTTTGAATCAGCATTCTGGATGGATCCTGAGCGTATTTTAGAAATTGGTTATCCACGTAATGATGTGCTTGTAAATCGTCAAAACGATCAAGGTTATATCAATGAAATCAGAGAAAAGTTAAATATTCCAAAGGATAAAAAAATCATTACGTATGCACCGACATGGCGAGATGATGAATTCATTAAAAAAGGTCAGTATTTATTCGACTTGAAAATTGATTTGGATAATTTATATCAACAAATCGGTGATGAATATGTGATTTTATTACGCATGCATTATCTCATCGCTAACGCACTAGATTTAAGCGGGTATGAAGACTTTGCGATTGATGTTTCTAATTATGATGATGTTTCAGAAATCTTCTTGATTTCAGATGCCTTAATTACAGATTACTCATCAGTGATGTTTGATTATGGTATCTTAAAACGTCCGCAATTCTTCTTTGCTTATGATATTGAAAAATATGATAAAGGATTACGTGGTTTTTATATGGACTATAAAAAAGATTTACCTGGTCCTATTTTTACAGACCCGCATCAACTTGCAGAAAGCTTGAAGGATATTCCTAAAGTCCAAAATGAATATCAAGATAAAATAGATGCATTTTATAATCGCTTTTGCAGCGTTGATAATGGTAAAGCCTCTCAATATATCGGCGATATGATTCATGAGAATATTGAAAAAAATAAGTAA
- a CDS encoding DUF488 family protein: MEQEKTIYTIGHSNHEKETFLKMLQTFDIEVLEDIRAFTKSRKYPQFNDENMKEWLGEAGIEYRQDHELGGRRRPSQTVGRTLNSGWQNESFHNYADYTLTDEFKDGIKLLEKTAEEKRTAYMCSEHHPARCHRLIVSNYLAAHGWRVLHIMQNNKGDIITQAHQLGQWGAMPILEDDGEVVYPENID, translated from the coding sequence ATGGAGCAAGAAAAGACGATTTATACAATTGGCCATTCTAACCATGAAAAAGAGACATTTTTAAAGATGCTTCAGACATTCGATATTGAAGTATTAGAAGATATACGTGCTTTTACGAAAAGTCGTAAATACCCACAGTTCAATGATGAGAATATGAAAGAATGGTTAGGAGAAGCGGGAATCGAGTATCGCCAAGATCATGAATTAGGCGGAAGACGCCGTCCAAGCCAAACTGTCGGACGTACATTAAATTCAGGTTGGCAAAACGAATCTTTCCATAATTATGCAGATTATACTTTGACGGATGAATTTAAAGATGGCATCAAACTTCTAGAAAAGACAGCTGAAGAAAAACGTACTGCTTACATGTGCTCAGAACATCATCCAGCACGTTGTCACCGACTCATTGTGAGTAATTATTTAGCAGCGCACGGTTGGAGAGTATTGCATATTATGCAAAATAATAAAGGTGACATCATTACACAAGCACATCAATTAGGACAATGGGGCGCGATGCCGATATTAGAAGATGATGGTGAAGTCGTCTATCCTGAAAATATAGATTAA
- a CDS encoding (deoxy)nucleoside triphosphate pyrophosphohydrolase yields MKKLIEVVGAVIYDNNKILCAQRSEQMSLPLLWEFPGGKIEQGESDVDALKREIREEMKCDLEVLEKATTTTYEYDFAVIQLTTYKCKLQKQMPTLTEHKQIQWLNAEDLHQLEWAPADIPAVDKIVEEG; encoded by the coding sequence ATGAAGAAGTTAATTGAAGTGGTAGGCGCAGTGATTTATGACAACAATAAAATATTATGTGCACAACGCAGTGAACAAATGAGTTTACCTTTATTATGGGAATTTCCTGGAGGTAAAATTGAACAAGGTGAATCTGACGTTGATGCTTTAAAACGCGAAATCCGTGAAGAAATGAAATGTGATTTAGAAGTTTTAGAAAAAGCTACAACAACGACTTATGAATATGATTTCGCAGTGATTCAACTTACTACATATAAATGCAAATTACAAAAACAAATGCCGACATTGACAGAACACAAACAAATTCAATGGCTGAATGCAGAAGATTTACATCAATTAGAATGGGCACCCGCAGATATACCGGCAGTCGATAAAATAGTTGAAGAAGGATAA